In one Streptomyces sp. NBC_01288 genomic region, the following are encoded:
- a CDS encoding GDSL-type esterase/lipase family protein: protein MLRFMPVGDSMTIGSAGEHTWRYRMWQHLRATYGGPFAVVGPRETLYDKATDTPTSYEYADPDFPHFHLAGWGEGWLHMAPLIGEAVRAHRADVLLVSLGLIDLGFYTNATQTAANMRSFVAAARIVRPSVRMVFLPVIPNVRAQTDAPFATEVALFNELQAKAVADLDDPRSPLLLASLPESYDVTHDTYDGTHPNASGEHKITGAFAGAMHQAWGVGGEYGEDAPAEGDSTQHRAHHSSLRRSARR, encoded by the coding sequence ATGCTCAGGTTCATGCCCGTAGGCGACTCCATGACGATCGGGAGCGCGGGCGAACACACATGGCGTTACCGGATGTGGCAGCACCTGCGCGCGACCTACGGCGGCCCGTTCGCCGTGGTCGGCCCGCGCGAGACGCTGTACGACAAGGCGACGGACACGCCCACGTCGTACGAGTACGCCGACCCCGACTTCCCGCACTTCCACCTGGCCGGCTGGGGTGAGGGCTGGCTGCACATGGCCCCGCTGATCGGCGAGGCGGTCCGCGCGCACCGGGCCGACGTGCTCCTCGTCTCCCTCGGCCTGATCGACCTGGGCTTCTACACGAACGCGACGCAGACGGCCGCCAACATGCGGTCCTTCGTGGCGGCGGCCCGCATCGTGAGACCGTCCGTCCGCATGGTGTTCCTCCCGGTGATCCCGAACGTCCGCGCCCAGACGGACGCCCCCTTCGCCACCGAGGTAGCCCTCTTCAACGAACTCCAGGCGAAGGCGGTCGCCGACCTCGACGATCCCCGCTCCCCCCTCCTCCTGGCCTCCCTCCCGGAGTCGTACGACGTCACCCACGACACGTACGACGGCACCCACCCGAACGCGTCCGGCGAGCACAAGATCACGGGGGCGTTCGCGGGGGCGATGCATCAGGCGTGGGGGGTGGGCGGGGAGTACGGCGAGGACGCCCCTGCCGAGGGCGACAGCACCCAACACCGGGCGCACCACTCCTCGTTGAGGCGGTCGGCGCGGCGCTGA
- a CDS encoding WD40 repeat domain-containing protein encodes MRRFLAFLGAGLLVGALALPAAAAPSDDGDGKGDEGFTITDSRITESSGLAASHLHPGIYWTHNDSNDGPYIYAVDSGTGKTVATVTFSGVGKPRDVEAISIGPHNEIYVGDIGDNLDGTWPYVWIYKLPEPKVLKDQTIRATQYVVKYSDGARNAESLIVHPKTGRVYIIDKKEDGGHLFEGPANLSSSGTNYFKPIAAVDLWATDAAFSPNGQQLAVRGYLGGIYYDWNGGKIKREGRLDVPLQGQGESVSYSADGTKLMYGSEGTDSPVQAEDAPGGGSDSSKSPSGGGSSASGDSGGGSGSNVKIGALAIVVVGGALFGLRRLTRRRS; translated from the coding sequence ATGCGTCGCTTCCTCGCGTTCCTCGGTGCCGGCCTCCTCGTCGGCGCGCTCGCCCTGCCCGCAGCCGCAGCACCCTCAGACGACGGTGACGGCAAGGGTGACGAGGGGTTCACGATCACCGACTCCCGGATCACCGAGTCCAGCGGGCTCGCCGCCTCGCACCTCCACCCCGGCATCTACTGGACGCACAACGACAGCAACGACGGCCCGTACATCTACGCCGTCGACAGTGGCACCGGCAAGACGGTCGCCACGGTCACCTTCAGCGGGGTCGGCAAGCCGCGTGACGTCGAGGCGATCTCCATCGGCCCGCACAACGAGATCTACGTCGGCGACATCGGCGACAACCTCGACGGGACCTGGCCCTACGTCTGGATCTACAAGCTGCCCGAACCGAAGGTGCTCAAGGACCAGACGATCCGGGCGACGCAGTACGTCGTGAAGTACTCCGACGGCGCCCGCAACGCCGAGTCGCTGATCGTGCACCCCAAGACCGGACGCGTGTACATCATCGACAAGAAGGAGGACGGCGGGCATCTGTTCGAAGGCCCCGCCAATCTCTCCTCCTCCGGCACCAACTACTTCAAGCCCATCGCCGCCGTCGACCTCTGGGCCACCGACGCCGCCTTCTCGCCGAACGGCCAACAGCTCGCCGTACGCGGCTACTTGGGCGGTATCTACTACGACTGGAACGGCGGGAAGATCAAGCGCGAGGGGCGCCTCGACGTGCCGTTGCAGGGGCAGGGGGAGTCCGTCAGCTACTCCGCCGACGGCACCAAGCTGATGTACGGGAGCGAGGGCACCGACAGTCCGGTGCAGGCGGAGGACGCGCCCGGGGGTGGCTCGGACTCCTCCAAGTCGCCCTCCGGTGGCGGGAGTTCGGCGAGCGGTGACAGCGGCGGCGGCTCGGGGAGCAACGTGAAGATCGGCGCCCTGGCCATTGTGGTCGTCGGCGGGGCGTTGTTCGGGCTACGGCGCCTCACGCGTCGTAGGAGCTGA
- a CDS encoding aldo/keto reductase yields MKYTQLGRTGLKVSRLVLGTMNFGPQTNEPDSHAIMDAALDAGINYFDTANVYGWGENKGRTEEIIGNWFAKSPDHRDRTVLATKVYGNMAADGDAWPNHDKLSAVNIRRAVDASLKRLQTDYIDIYQFHHVDRATPFEEIWQAIDTLIQQGKILYVGSSNFPGYKIAQANEIAARRGGTIGLVSEQCLYNLAERRAEMEVIPAAQEYGLGVIPWSPLQGGLLGGVIKKEVSGGRRASGRAADTLANPTSRAQIQAYEDLLDKHGIEPGEAALAWLLTRPGVTGPIVGPRTAEQLESALRAVELELSEELLGSLDEIFPGPGPSPEAFAW; encoded by the coding sequence ATGAAGTACACGCAGCTCGGACGCACAGGCCTCAAGGTCAGCCGACTGGTCCTCGGCACGATGAACTTCGGACCGCAGACGAATGAGCCGGACAGCCACGCGATCATGGACGCGGCGCTGGACGCGGGCATCAACTACTTCGACACCGCCAATGTGTACGGGTGGGGCGAGAACAAGGGCCGGACCGAGGAGATCATCGGCAACTGGTTCGCGAAGAGCCCCGACCACCGCGACAGGACGGTCCTCGCCACCAAGGTCTACGGCAACATGGCCGCCGACGGCGACGCCTGGCCCAACCACGACAAGCTCTCCGCGGTGAACATCCGGCGGGCCGTGGACGCCAGCCTCAAGCGGCTACAGACCGACTACATCGACATCTACCAGTTCCACCACGTCGACCGGGCCACCCCCTTCGAGGAGATCTGGCAGGCGATCGACACCCTCATCCAACAGGGCAAGATCCTCTACGTCGGTTCCTCGAACTTCCCCGGTTACAAGATCGCCCAGGCCAACGAGATCGCCGCCCGCCGCGGCGGCACCATCGGCCTCGTCAGCGAGCAGTGCCTCTACAACCTCGCCGAGCGCCGCGCCGAGATGGAGGTCATCCCGGCCGCGCAGGAGTACGGCCTCGGGGTCATCCCCTGGTCCCCGCTCCAGGGCGGACTCCTCGGCGGGGTCATCAAGAAGGAGGTCTCGGGCGGCCGCCGGGCGAGCGGCCGGGCCGCCGACACCCTCGCCAACCCGACCTCACGCGCCCAGATCCAGGCCTACGAGGACCTCCTCGACAAACACGGCATCGAACCCGGCGAGGCCGCCCTGGCCTGGCTCCTCACCCGCCCCGGCGTCACCGGCCCGATCGTCGGCCCACGCACCGCCGAGCAGTTGGAGTCCGCGTTGCGCGCCGTAGAGCTGGAGTTGAGCGAGGAACTTCTCGGGTCACTTGACGAGATCTTCCCGGGGCCCGGCCCGTCGCCGGAGGCCTTCGCCTGGTAG
- the thpR gene encoding RNA 2',3'-cyclic phosphodiesterase translates to MRLFAALLPPEDVLAQLGAAVDELHGLPGADGLRWTARPGWHLTLAFYGEVDEVAVPELSAALERAARRTEPFGLAVRGGGQFGDGRALWAGVEGDVTALRHLAERCEEATATREHRRYRAHLTVARSREAVDVRPCLDRLDDFASRGWTADELVLVRSNLPRSGVAGEQPRYEAVARWALGAAG, encoded by the coding sequence ATGAGACTCTTCGCGGCGCTGCTGCCGCCCGAGGACGTACTGGCCCAACTGGGTGCCGCCGTCGACGAGTTGCACGGCCTCCCGGGCGCGGACGGCCTCCGCTGGACGGCCCGCCCGGGTTGGCACCTCACGCTCGCCTTCTACGGCGAGGTCGACGAGGTCGCCGTACCCGAACTGTCCGCCGCCCTGGAGCGGGCCGCGCGCCGGACCGAACCGTTCGGGCTGGCGGTGCGCGGAGGCGGGCAGTTCGGGGACGGGCGGGCGCTGTGGGCGGGGGTGGAGGGAGACGTGACGGCCCTACGACACCTCGCGGAGCGCTGCGAGGAGGCCACGGCGACGCGGGAACACCGGCGGTACCGCGCCCACCTCACCGTGGCGCGCAGCCGGGAGGCCGTGGACGTACGGCCGTGTCTCGACCGGCTCGACGACTTCGCGAGCCGTGGGTGGACGGCGGACGAGCTGGTCCTCGTCCGCAGCAACCTGCCGAGGTCCGGGGTCGCGGGGGAGCAACCGCGGTACGAGGCGGTCGCCCGCTGGGCGCTGGGAGCGGCCGGTTAG
- a CDS encoding GNAT family N-acetyltransferase: METDTSISIRDGGPDDIPAILGMFDSAVAWLVAQGRTGQWGSTPWSENPRAVAMVERYVAQGSPYIAEVGGVPVGTLTLTDSPGSYIDAVDEPERYVHLLASDRRFKGHGVGSALLAHAVEVTRRAGVSLLRVDCYAGDDRKLVAYYESNGFTATEAFVGSDRWPGQVLARRV, from the coding sequence ATGGAGACCGACACCAGCATCAGCATCAGAGACGGCGGGCCCGACGACATCCCCGCGATACTCGGCATGTTCGACAGCGCCGTGGCATGGCTCGTCGCGCAGGGGCGGACCGGGCAGTGGGGCAGCACGCCGTGGTCGGAGAATCCGCGGGCCGTGGCGATGGTCGAGCGGTATGTGGCGCAGGGCTCGCCCTACATCGCCGAGGTCGGCGGCGTTCCCGTCGGCACGCTCACCCTCACCGACTCCCCGGGGTCGTACATCGACGCCGTGGACGAGCCGGAGCGGTATGTCCATCTCCTCGCCTCCGACCGCCGGTTCAAGGGCCACGGCGTCGGCAGCGCGCTGCTCGCGCACGCGGTGGAGGTGACGCGGCGGGCCGGGGTCTCCCTGCTGCGGGTGGACTGTTACGCGGGGGACGACCGCAAGCTCGTCGCCTACTACGAGAGCAACGGGTTCACGGCCACCGAGGCGTTCGTCGGGAGCGACCGGTGGCCGGGACAGGTGCTGGCCCGGAGGGTGTGA
- a CDS encoding HAD-IC family P-type ATPase, whose translation MTHTDAGAELDPVHPVPIPARRAHGLSTAEVAERVARGEVNDVPVRSSRSLGEIVRANVFTRFNAIIGVLWLIMLFVAPVQDSLFGYVIIANTGIGVFQEWRAKKTLDSLAVIGESKPTVRRDGAAVEVSTSEIVLGDLIEIGPGDKVVVDGECVEADGLEIDESLLTGEADPVVKRPGDAVMSGSFVVAGGGAFEATKVGREAYAAQLAEEASRFTLVHSELRTGISTILKYVTWMMIPTAIGLVISQLVVKQHGFKDSIARTVGGIVPMVPEGLVLLTSVAFAIGVIRLGRKQCLVQELPAIEGLARVDTVCLDKTGTLTEGGMDVTELRPLGGADETYVRKVLGALGESDPRPNASLQAIITAYPDSGEWRCVESLPFSSARKYSGASFSEGNGESSTWLLGAPDVLLGADDPALEETGRLNEEGLRVLLLARVSGELDDPGVARGASATALVVLEQRLRPDAAETLAYFAEQDVHAKVISGDNAVSVGAVAGKLGLSGQVVDARQLPSDQEEMAKSLDEGTVFGRVTPQQKRDMVGALQSRGHTVAMTGDGVNDVLALKDADIGVSMGSGSEATRAVAQIVLLNNSFATLPSVVAEGRRVIGNITRVATLFLVKTVYSVLLAVLVVCWRVEYPFLPRHLTLLSTLTIGIPAFFLALAPNTERAKPHFVRRVMRYSIPGGVIAGAATFVTYLIARHHYVGKGALGAETSAATLTLFLISMWVLAIIARPYTWWRVALVASMGAAFVVVLVVPWLQHFFALKLVGVTMPWIAVGIAGVAGVALELVWRLVDRRGVA comes from the coding sequence ATGACGCACACCGACGCGGGCGCCGAACTCGACCCTGTGCACCCCGTGCCCATCCCGGCGCGGCGGGCCCATGGACTCAGCACCGCCGAGGTCGCCGAGCGGGTGGCGCGCGGGGAGGTCAACGACGTCCCGGTGCGCAGCAGCCGTTCGCTCGGCGAGATCGTCCGCGCCAACGTCTTCACCCGGTTCAACGCGATCATCGGCGTGCTCTGGCTGATCATGCTGTTCGTGGCGCCAGTCCAGGACAGCCTGTTCGGGTACGTGATCATCGCCAACACCGGGATCGGGGTCTTCCAGGAGTGGCGGGCGAAGAAGACCCTCGACTCCCTCGCGGTGATCGGCGAGTCGAAGCCGACGGTACGGCGCGACGGGGCGGCCGTGGAGGTGAGCACCTCCGAGATCGTGCTGGGGGACCTCATCGAGATCGGGCCCGGTGACAAGGTCGTCGTCGACGGGGAGTGCGTCGAGGCCGACGGTCTTGAGATCGACGAGTCGCTGCTCACCGGTGAGGCGGACCCGGTGGTCAAGCGGCCGGGGGACGCGGTCATGTCGGGGAGTTTCGTGGTCGCCGGCGGTGGCGCGTTCGAGGCGACGAAGGTGGGGCGGGAGGCGTACGCGGCCCAACTCGCCGAAGAGGCCTCGCGGTTCACGCTCGTCCACTCCGAGCTGCGGACCGGTATCTCCACGATCCTCAAGTACGTGACGTGGATGATGATCCCGACCGCGATCGGCCTGGTCATCAGCCAACTGGTCGTCAAACAGCACGGGTTCAAGGACTCCATCGCGCGGACCGTGGGCGGCATCGTCCCGATGGTCCCGGAGGGGCTGGTCCTCCTCACCTCGGTGGCCTTCGCGATCGGTGTCATCCGGCTTGGCCGGAAACAGTGCCTCGTCCAGGAGCTTCCGGCCATCGAGGGGCTCGCCCGCGTCGACACGGTCTGCCTCGACAAGACGGGCACGCTGACCGAGGGCGGGATGGACGTCACCGAGTTGCGTCCGCTCGGCGGGGCCGACGAAACGTACGTACGCAAAGTCCTGGGTGCGTTGGGCGAGTCGGATCCGCGGCCGAACGCGTCGCTCCAGGCGATCATCACCGCTTATCCGGACAGCGGGGAGTGGCGGTGCGTGGAGTCGCTGCCGTTCTCGTCGGCGCGGAAGTACAGCGGGGCGTCGTTCAGCGAGGGGAACGGGGAGTCGAGCACGTGGTTGCTCGGGGCGCCCGATGTGCTGCTGGGTGCGGACGATCCCGCGCTGGAGGAGACCGGGCGGCTCAATGAGGAGGGGCTACGGGTGCTGTTGCTGGCCCGGGTCTCCGGTGAGCTGGATGATCCCGGGGTCGCGCGGGGGGCCTCGGCGACGGCACTGGTGGTGTTGGAGCAGCGGTTGCGGCCCGACGCGGCGGAGACGCTCGCCTATTTCGCCGAGCAGGATGTGCACGCGAAGGTGATCTCCGGGGACAACGCGGTGTCCGTGGGCGCGGTGGCCGGGAAGCTGGGGCTCAGCGGGCAGGTCGTGGATGCCCGTCAACTGCCTTCGGATCAGGAGGAGATGGCGAAGTCCCTCGACGAGGGGACGGTGTTCGGGCGGGTCACCCCGCAGCAGAAGCGGGACATGGTGGGGGCGTTGCAGTCCCGTGGGCACACGGTTGCGATGACCGGGGACGGGGTGAACGACGTTCTTGCCCTGAAGGACGCGGACATCGGTGTCTCCATGGGGTCGGGGTCCGAGGCGACCCGGGCTGTCGCGCAGATCGTGTTGCTCAACAACAGCTTCGCCACGTTGCCTTCGGTTGTTGCCGAGGGGCGGCGGGTCATCGGGAACATCACTCGGGTGGCGACGCTGTTTCTGGTCAAGACCGTGTACTCGGTGTTGTTGGCGGTGCTGGTGGTGTGCTGGCGGGTTGAATATCCGTTCCTGCCGCGGCACTTGACGCTGTTGTCCACGTTGACCATCGGGATTCCGGCGTTCTTTCTTGCGCTGGCGCCGAACACGGAGCGGGCGAAACCCCATTTCGTGCGGCGGGTGATGCGGTATTCGATTCCGGGTGGGGTGATTGCCGGGGCGGCGACCTTCGTCACGTATCTGATTGCCCGTCATCACTACGTTGGGAAGGGGGCGTTGGGGGCCGAGACCAGTGCGGCGACCTTGACCCTGTTTCTGATCTCCATGTGGGTGCTGGCGATTATTGCGCGGCCGTATACCTGGTGGCGGGTGGCGCTGGTCGCCTCGATGGGGGCGGCGTTTGTGGTGGTGCTGGTCGTGCCGTGGCTTCAGCATTTCTTCGCGCTGAAGTTGGTGGGGGTGACGATGCCGTGGATCGCTGTGGGGATTGCGGGGGTGGCGGGGGTGGCGTTGGAGCTGGTGTGGAGGTTGGTTGATCGGCGGGGGGTGGCTTGA
- a CDS encoding MarR family winged helix-turn-helix transcriptional regulator, whose translation MPDLTHGDDAAAVNSLRSAVMRLSRRLKHQRVDESLSPTEMSVLGTLSTCGSATPGELARKEHVQPPSMTRIVALLEAKGLVQLEPHPEDRRQKVVTKTPQAEAMLEESRRKRNAFLAGLVDGLDEDEWAKIVAAAPVLEKLAHL comes from the coding sequence ATGCCGGACCTAACCCATGGCGACGACGCTGCCGCTGTGAACTCCTTGCGATCAGCCGTGATGCGGTTGTCCCGTCGACTCAAGCACCAGCGGGTCGACGAGTCACTGAGCCCCACCGAGATGTCGGTGCTCGGCACCCTGTCCACCTGCGGCAGCGCGACCCCTGGCGAGCTCGCTCGCAAGGAGCATGTGCAGCCGCCCTCGATGACCCGCATCGTGGCGCTGCTCGAAGCGAAGGGTCTGGTCCAGCTGGAGCCGCACCCCGAGGACCGGCGCCAGAAGGTCGTCACCAAGACCCCCCAGGCCGAGGCGATGCTCGAAGAGAGCCGCCGCAAGCGCAACGCGTTCCTGGCCGGCCTGGTCGACGGCCTCGACGAGGACGAGTGGGCGAAGATCGTCGCCGCCGCCCCCGTGCTGGAGAAACTCGCACACCTGTAA
- a CDS encoding Uma2 family endonuclease — translation MTVLEDRIAMAEVSGELTLDVMFEWLEKMPIPEGIRVEIVGGNIYMSPQRDTHWEIIRRVVRALEDKFGMMAKIFSDVRIDFPGHLNGFCPDVAKLREGAQKSPEGHWQHQDVEFVAEVISKGTAANDYGPKKAAYALAEVPVYVIADPYQGRCHVYTHPKGDDYATETKVAFGDDMDLSGTVVGLTLSTADFPRD, via the coding sequence ATGACCGTCCTTGAAGACAGGATCGCGATGGCCGAGGTAAGCGGCGAGCTGACTCTTGATGTCATGTTCGAGTGGCTTGAGAAGATGCCCATCCCCGAGGGAATCAGGGTCGAGATCGTCGGGGGGAACATCTACATGTCGCCGCAGCGGGACACCCACTGGGAGATCATCCGCAGGGTCGTACGGGCGTTGGAGGACAAGTTCGGCATGATGGCGAAGATCTTCTCCGACGTGCGCATCGACTTTCCCGGCCATCTCAACGGCTTTTGTCCGGACGTCGCGAAGCTGCGTGAAGGCGCGCAGAAGAGCCCCGAGGGACACTGGCAGCACCAGGACGTCGAGTTCGTCGCCGAGGTCATTTCCAAGGGCACCGCCGCCAACGACTACGGCCCGAAGAAGGCCGCGTACGCCCTCGCCGAGGTCCCCGTCTACGTCATCGCCGACCCGTACCAGGGGCGTTGCCACGTCTACACCCACCCCAAGGGCGACGACTACGCGACGGAGACGAAGGTGGCGTTCGGGGACGACATGGATCTCAGCGGCACCGTGGTCGGTCTCACCCTCAGCACCGCCGACTTCCCCCGCGACTGA
- a CDS encoding MFS transporter, with product MFSSLKIRNYRLFFIGQVVSNTGTWMQRIAQDWLVLSLTGSSAAVGITTALQFLPMLLFGLYGGVLVDRLPKRPTLLVTQSAMALTGLALAFLTLSGHVEVWHVYVAAFAVGLATVVDNPARQSFVSEMVGPEQLQNAVSLNSANFQSARLVGPAVAGVMITGVGTGWAFLFNGLSFVAPLASLLLMRNRDLHSVTRAPRGKGQLREGLHYVAGRPDLIWPIVLVGFIGTFGFNFPVWLSAYADDIFHAGAGAYSLFNTLMAVGSLIGALLAARRGTTRLRVLIAAAAAFGILEVVAAVAPSYWLFALLMIPIGIFGLTVNVTANTAVQMGTDPAMRGRVMALFMMVFMGGTPVGAPIVGWITDTYGPRVSFALGGVIAAVAAATIGVILARIGDLRLSFDWNHGHPSVAFVPREREQLATAA from the coding sequence ATGTTCAGCTCGCTGAAGATCCGGAACTACCGGCTGTTCTTCATCGGCCAGGTCGTCTCCAACACCGGCACCTGGATGCAGCGCATCGCCCAGGACTGGCTGGTCCTCAGCCTCACCGGCTCCTCCGCCGCCGTAGGCATCACGACCGCCCTCCAGTTCCTGCCGATGCTGCTCTTCGGGCTCTACGGCGGTGTCCTCGTCGACCGGCTGCCCAAGCGCCCCACGCTGCTCGTCACGCAGTCCGCGATGGCCCTCACCGGCCTCGCCCTCGCCTTCCTGACCCTCTCCGGCCACGTAGAGGTCTGGCACGTGTACGTCGCCGCCTTCGCCGTAGGCCTCGCCACGGTGGTCGACAACCCGGCCCGCCAGTCCTTCGTCTCCGAGATGGTCGGCCCCGAGCAGTTGCAGAACGCGGTCAGCCTGAACTCGGCGAACTTCCAGTCCGCGCGCCTGGTCGGTCCCGCCGTCGCGGGCGTCATGATCACCGGCGTCGGCACGGGCTGGGCGTTCCTCTTCAACGGCCTGTCCTTCGTGGCGCCGTTGGCGAGCCTGCTCCTGATGCGCAACCGCGACCTGCACTCCGTCACGCGCGCCCCGCGCGGCAAGGGCCAGCTCCGCGAGGGCCTGCACTATGTCGCCGGCCGCCCCGACCTGATCTGGCCGATCGTCCTCGTCGGCTTCATCGGCACGTTCGGCTTCAACTTCCCGGTGTGGCTGTCGGCCTACGCGGACGACATCTTCCACGCGGGCGCCGGCGCGTACAGCCTCTTCAACACCCTGATGGCGGTCGGCTCCCTGATCGGTGCCCTGCTCGCCGCCCGCCGGGGCACCACCCGCCTCCGCGTCCTGATCGCGGCGGCGGCGGCCTTCGGCATCCTTGAGGTGGTGGCCGCGGTGGCCCCCTCCTACTGGCTGTTCGCCCTGCTCATGATCCCGATCGGCATCTTCGGCCTGACGGTCAACGTCACGGCCAACACCGCCGTCCAGATGGGCACCGACCCGGCCATGCGCGGCCGCGTCATGGCCCTGTTCATGATGGTCTTCATGGGCGGTACGCCGGTGGGCGCACCGATCGTCGGCTGGATCACGGACACCTACGGCCCCCGGGTGAGTTTCGCCCTCGGCGGCGTCATCGCGGCCGTCGCCGCGGCCACGATCGGCGTGATCCTGGCCCGCATCGGCGACCTGCGCCTGTCGTTCGACTGGAACCACGGCCATCCGAGCGTGGCCTTCGTCCCGCGCGAGCGGGAGCAACTGGCGACAGCGGCCTAG
- a CDS encoding NCS2 family permease, with the protein MQTALDRYFKISERGSSLPREIRGGFATFFAMAYIIVLNPIILGSAKDMYGHHLDNGQLVTATAVTAAFTTLLMGVIGNVPIALAAGLGVNSVVALQLAPRMTWPDAMGMVVLAGLVVMLLVATGLRERVMNAVPYGLRKAISIGIGLFIMLIGLVDSGFISRIPDAAQTTVPLQLGADGHLNGWPVLIFILGVLLTLGLIVRKVSGAILISIVTMTVLAVIVNAVATIPSWGLTTPKWPGNPVATPDFGLIGKFSLFGGFSKVGVLTGVLFVFTVLLSCFFDAMGTIMGISDEAKLTDGEGNMPGINKVLFVDGIAVAAGGASSSSATTCFVESTAGVGEGARTGFANVVTGALFAVALFLTPVATMVPSQAATPALLAVGFLILAGSVKEIDWADYTIAIPAFITMVMMPFTYSITNGIGMGFITFVVLRLVAGRGREVPVPMYVVAAVFGFYYLMPALGLT; encoded by the coding sequence ATGCAGACCGCCCTCGACCGCTACTTCAAGATCTCCGAACGGGGCAGCAGCCTCCCTCGCGAGATCAGGGGCGGGTTCGCCACCTTCTTCGCGATGGCGTACATCATCGTGCTGAACCCGATCATCCTGGGCAGTGCGAAGGACATGTACGGGCACCACCTGGACAACGGCCAGCTGGTCACCGCGACGGCCGTGACGGCCGCGTTCACCACCCTCCTCATGGGTGTCATCGGCAACGTACCGATCGCGCTGGCCGCCGGACTCGGCGTGAACTCCGTCGTCGCCCTCCAGCTCGCGCCCCGCATGACGTGGCCGGACGCGATGGGCATGGTCGTGCTGGCCGGTCTGGTCGTGATGCTGCTGGTCGCCACCGGGCTGCGCGAGCGCGTGATGAACGCGGTGCCGTACGGACTGCGCAAGGCCATCTCGATCGGTATCGGCCTGTTCATCATGCTGATCGGGCTCGTGGACTCCGGGTTCATCTCCCGCATCCCGGACGCCGCCCAGACCACCGTCCCGCTCCAGCTCGGCGCCGACGGTCACCTCAACGGCTGGCCGGTGCTCATCTTCATCCTCGGCGTGCTGCTCACCCTCGGGCTGATCGTCCGCAAGGTCTCCGGCGCGATCCTGATCTCCATCGTCACGATGACCGTCCTCGCGGTGATCGTGAACGCGGTCGCGACGATCCCCTCCTGGGGCCTGACCACCCCGAAGTGGCCCGGAAACCCGGTCGCCACCCCGGACTTCGGCCTGATCGGCAAGTTCAGCCTGTTCGGCGGCTTCTCCAAGGTCGGCGTGCTGACCGGCGTGCTCTTCGTCTTCACGGTCCTGCTGTCGTGCTTCTTCGACGCGATGGGCACGATCATGGGCATCAGCGACGAGGCGAAGCTGACCGACGGCGAGGGCAACATGCCCGGCATCAACAAGGTCCTCTTCGTCGACGGCATCGCGGTCGCGGCCGGCGGTGCCAGTTCGTCCTCCGCGACCACCTGCTTCGTGGAGTCCACGGCGGGTGTCGGCGAGGGCGCCCGCACGGGCTTCGCGAACGTCGTCACGGGCGCGCTCTTCGCCGTAGCGCTGTTCCTCACGCCGGTCGCCACGATGGTCCCGTCCCAGGCGGCCACCCCCGCGCTGCTCGCGGTGGGCTTCCTGATCCTGGCGGGCTCCGTCAAGGAGATCGACTGGGCCGACTACACGATCGCGATCCCGGCCTTCATCACGATGGTGATGATGCCGTTCACCTACTCGATCACCAACGGCATCGGCATGGGCTTCATCACGTTCGTGGTGCTGCGGTTGGTGGCGGGCCGGGGCCGGGAGGTCCCGGTGCCGATGTACGTCGTCGCGGCGGTGTTCGGGTTCTACTACCTGATGCCGGCGCTGGGTCTCACCTGA
- a CDS encoding DUF2530 domain-containing protein: MAKWTPTHEAPEPLEGPIVPTIIGLTILWFVLFLVQLPFYGWYDDHGHLWWLWTCLAGSGLGLIGIWYVRGRDAALKRLAAEAAVSATEASSPAAE, encoded by the coding sequence ATGGCGAAGTGGACACCGACACACGAGGCACCGGAGCCCCTTGAGGGCCCGATCGTCCCGACGATCATCGGCCTCACGATCCTCTGGTTCGTCCTCTTCCTGGTACAGCTCCCCTTCTACGGCTGGTACGACGACCACGGCCATCTGTGGTGGCTGTGGACCTGCCTGGCCGGGAGCGGGCTCGGGCTGATCGGTATCTGGTACGTCCGGGGGCGCGATGCCGCCCTCAAGCGGCTGGCGGCCGAGGCGGCTGTTTCGGCCACGGAGGCCTCCTCCCCTGCTGCGGAGTGA